Proteins from one Mugil cephalus isolate CIBA_MC_2020 chromosome 15, CIBA_Mcephalus_1.1, whole genome shotgun sequence genomic window:
- the mia gene encoding melanoma-derived growth regulatory protein translates to MGCKLLFALFVCLLMATSEAGRQMPKLSDKKLCADSECSHPILIARAVQDYYPGDCRFIPIRQGQLVYVYALLKDRGNLFWAGSVQDSYYGQQEARIGHFPSSVVEETHALVPANTEVKTTKWDFYCY, encoded by the exons ATGGGTTGCAAACTCTTGTTTGCTCTTTTTGTCTGCCTTTTGATGGCAACCTCTGAGGCTGGAAGGCAGATGCCTAAACTATCGGATAAAAAACTCTGCGCTGACTCTGAATGCAGCC ACCCTATCTTGATAGCTCGTGCAGTGCAGGACTACTATCCAGGTGATTGCAGGTTCATCCCCATCAGACAGGGGCAGCTCGTCTATGTTTATGCACTTCTAAAAGACAGAGGCAACCTCTTCTGGGCAGGCAGT GTACAAGACTCCTATTATGGACAGCAGGAAGCTCGCATTGGCCATTTCCCCAGCAGCGTAGTTGAGGAGACACATGCTCTTGTTCCAGCCAACACTGAAGTCAAAACTACT AAATGGGACTTCTACTGCTACTGA
- the cryabb gene encoding crystallin, alpha B, b, protein MDIPIQYPWYRRAFPHRLSDLPLAEHLTEWPLIWPFTWSFPWMRSSFMRWFSWPENGHSEMRLEKDRYVIFVDVKHFSSDELSVNVSDEFITIHAKHEDRQDDHGFVSREFLRKYRLPSGVSGTDVTSSLSYDGVLTITAPRSSPGPERNIPISCEDGTPKQKM, encoded by the exons ATGGATATCCCCATCCAGTATCCATGGTACCGTCGTGCCTTCCCACATCGACTCTCTGACCTCCCTTTGGCAGAGCATCTCACTGAGTGGCCACTGATCTGGCCCTTCACCTGGTCCTTTCCTTGGATGCGGTCTTCGTTCATGCGCTGGTTCAGCTGGCCTGAAAATGGACACAGTGAG ATGCGCTTGGAAAAGGATCGCTATGTGATTTTTGTGGACGTGAAGCATTTCTCCTCTGATGAGCTGTCTGTCAATGTCAGTGACGAGTTCATAACAATCCATGCCAAACAtgaagacagacag GATGACCATGGTTTTGTGTCAAGAGAGTTTCTGAGAAAGTATAGGCTTCCTTCTGGTGTGTCAGGGACTGATGTCACCTCCAGTCTGTCATACGATGGTGTGCTGACAATCACTGCACCTCGATCCTCCCCTGGCCCTGAGCGCAACATTCCTATTTCCTGTGAAGATGGAAcaccaaaacagaaaatgtag